In Rhodamnia argentea isolate NSW1041297 chromosome 11, ASM2092103v1, whole genome shotgun sequence, one genomic interval encodes:
- the LOC115753416 gene encoding basic leucine zipper 43-like, with translation MEPNEVAGLHYIISSNTSQFPVHLSMIHDQPSTYNHYSTSSRTFYNGQFPSQVQELGAPSPCFSSNPSTSDEGDEQQLMLINERKQRRMISNRESARRSRMRKQRHLDELWSQVVWLRNENHQLMDKLNRVSEINDKVLEENAQLKEDNCGLRQMITDMQLNNTYSTLRDLEDVPCNLGTQSSDLNACSVP, from the coding sequence ATGGAGCCTAATGAAGTTGCAGGACTCCATTACATCATATCTTCCAATACATCCCAATTCCCAGTTCATTTGAGCATGATCCATGACCAACCCAGCACGTACAATCACTACAGCACCTCATCTCGCACGTTCTACAATGGCCAATTCCCATCTCAGGTCCAGGAGCTCGGAGCGCCCTCACCTTGCTTCAGCAGCAACCCCTCGACGTCCGACGAGGGGGACGAGCAGCAGCTGATGCTGATCAACGAGCGGAAGCAGAGGAGGATGATATCCAATCGGGAGTCGGCCCGCCGGTCCCGGATGAGGAAGCAGCGGCACCTGGATGAGCTCTGGTCGCAGGTCGTCTGGCTGCGCAACGAGAACCACCAGCTCATGGACAAGCTGAACCGCGTGTCGGAGATCAACGACAAGGTCCTCGAGGAGAATGCCCAGCTCAAGGAGGACAACTGCGGGCTTCGCCAGATGATTACCGATATGCAACTGAATAACACTTACTCGACTCTGAGGGACCTGGAAGACGTTCCTTGCAATCTCGGAACTCAATCCTCGGACCTGAATGCCTGCTCTGTTCCTTAG
- the LOC115753412 gene encoding probable galacturonosyltransferase 9, with amino-acid sequence MAVPVRGGRGGSAFGGANGLRGFFSYRIFISAMFSILFLATVSVLFSSHHDSTPSEKGYVHHTILALNSDPLKTRLDLIYKQANDHVTLVNAYAAYARKLKLEISRQLRMFDDLAKNFSDLPMKPTYRASLFEPEGAVDEDVLRQFEKEVKDRVKVARLMIVEAKENYDNQMKIQKLKDTIFAVHDLLIKAKKNGVIASSIAAKSIPKSLHCLAMRLVEERIAHPEKYRDEEPEPELEDPSLYHYAIASDNVIAVSVVVNSVMKNAEEPWKHVFHIVTNKMLVAAMKVWFRMRPVQGGAHVEVKAVEDFSFLNSSYVPLLRQMESAKLQKPNFPNEGDDPNKETSSVKSRNPSQLSMLNHLRFYLPEMYPKLHKILYLDDDVVVQKDLTGLWNIDMAGKVNGAVETCFGSFHRYSQYLNFSHPLIKERFNPKACAWAYGMNLFDLDAWRGDKCTEEYHYWQNLNEDQTLWKSGTLPPGLITFYSSTKSLDKSWHVLGLGYNPSISMDEINHAAVIHYSGNMKPWLDVALNQYKNLWTKYVDNDMEFVQMCNFGL; translated from the exons ATGGCGGTCCCGGTGagaggaggccgaggaggatCGGCATTCGGGGGAGCCAACGGCCTCCGCGGCTTCTTCTCTTACAGGATTTTCATCTCCGCCATGTTCTCGATCCTCTTCCTCGCCACCGTCTCCGTTCTCTTCTCCTCTCATCACGATTCC ACACCTAGCGAGAAAGGATATGTTCACCACACAATTTTAGCATTGAACTCTGACCCGCTGAAGACGAGGCTAGATTTGATTTATAAGCAAGCCAACGACCACGTTACTCTCGTGAATGCTTATGCTGCATATGCTAGAAAGCTCAAGCTTGAGATTTCTAGGCAATTGAGGATGTTCGATGATCTGGCAAAGAACTTCTCTGATCTGCCGATGAAGCCGACTTATCGGGCTTCCCTGTTTGAACCGGAAGGTGCAGTGGATGAGGATGTGCTGAGGCAGTTTGAGAAGGAGGTTAAAGATAGAGTGAAGGTCGCAAGGTTGATGATCGTGGAGGCGAAGGAGAACTACGATAATCAGATGAAAATACAGAAGTTAAAGGATACTATCTTCGCTGTTCATGACTTGCTTATTAAAGCCAAGAAGAACGGGGTTATCGCGAGTTCGATCGCTGCAAAGTCGATACCAAAGAGTTTGCACTGCTTGGCTATGAGGCTGGTGGAGGAGAGGATCGCTCATCCAGAAAAGTACAGAGATGAAGAGCCAGAACCTGAGTTGGAAGATCCAAGCTTGTATCATTATGCAATAGCTTCAGATAACGTGATTGCTGTGTCTGTGGTAGTGAATTCAGTCATGAAGAATGCAGAGGAGCCATGGAAGCATGTGTTCCATATTGTGACGAATAAGATGCTTGTTGCGGCAATGAAGGTCTGGTTCAGGATGAGGCCTGTCCAAGGGGGTGCGCATGTCGAGGTGAAGGCAGTGGAAGATTTCTCGTTCTTGAACTCGTCATACGTACCATTGTTGAGGCAGATGGAGTCTGCTAAACTCCAGAAACCTAATTTTCCAAATGAGGGCGACGATCCTAATAAGGAAACAAGCAGCGTTAAGTCAAGGAACCCCAGTCAGTTGTCCATGCTGAACCATCTTCGGTTTTATTTGCCAGAGATGTACCCtaagctgcacaaaattttgtATTTGGACGACGATGTGGTGGTTCAGAAGGACTTAACAGGATTGTGGAATATTGACATGGCGGGGAAGGTGAATGGAGCTGTTGAAACCTGCTTTGGGTCTTTTCATCGCTATTCGCAGTACTTGAATTTCTCTCACCCACTCATCAAGGAAAGATTCAATCCAAAGGCCTGTGCCTGGGCTTATGGAATGAACTTATTCGATCTTGATGCCTGGAGGGGTGATAAATGCACAGAAGAGTATCACTATTGGCAGAACTTG AATGAAGATCAGACATTATGGAAATCAGGCACTCTTCCACCTGGCCTGATCACCTTCTACTCTTCAACAAAATCATTGGACAAGTCTTGGCATGTTCTGGGGCTTGGGTATAATCCAAGCATTAGCATGGATGAGATTAACCATGCGGCAGTTATACACTACAGTGGAAACATGAAACCTTGGCTAGATGTTGCTTTGAACCAATATAAAAATCTCTGGACCAAGTATGTCGACAATGATATGGAATTTGTCCAAATGTGCAATTTTGGCCTTTGA